The region CGGTCCGCGCCGACTTCCAAGGGATTGCGGTATTTTACCCGCAACCCTGTTTTTACACCCGCTTGCAAGATGAAGGGATTGATATTGAAATACTTCATGCAAGCACCGCGCAGGGAGTGATTCACCTCGGGTACAACAGAGCAGATCGCAATCTGTTTTACATGTGCAGGGTCGTATCCGTTTTCGCGAATTGCCGTGCGCAAGAAAATCCCGGTTTCATCCGAAGAAGCACCCGATTTAGAATTTTTACGGAAAGACATTACCATTTTGTCTTTATCAAAGAGGCCTGCAAAGATTTGGGTATTCCCAACATCTAGACACAAAATCATACGGAGTCCTTTGGCAACATAACACGGATCAACTCGCTTGTGAGCTGATCCAGGCTCTCGCAAGACACAAAGCTTTGATGGTTATAAAGCGTGAACTTGTGAGTGCGGTTTACAATATCAATATCGGTCAAATCATTATGAACAACGAAATCCGCATGGGAGGCTTTGAATAGCTTTTCCACGGCGGCTTTCTTTTGTTCGTCCGTCGCATGGCTGGTCAGTTTAAAAGCCACGACTTTGACGTTTTTATTTTTAGAATAATCTTTCAATCGATCCACTATCTTGTGATTGCGTTTCAAATGAACATTCATGCTTTCAGAATCAGAGCTGACTTTCTTAACTTCTAAGGGACGGTATTTTTTGCCATCCACTTCGATGGAATCCACCGAATAGTCGCTAACCGCCGCCGCGTGAATCACATGGGTAAATTCATTTTCTGAAAGATATTTTTTAAGCTGAGTATCCAAAGAAGCAAAGCTTGTGAAGTAATCACGGTGAGAGACATGCTCAGCCTTTGCTGTGCCGTGGGCTTGAATCAAAGTCACATCAAAACCCATTTGGCTCATGTATTCAGCCAAGGAAATACCCGTGCGACCAGAGCTCAAATTCGTAATTGTACGGACTGTATCGATCGGCTCTTGCGTGCCACCCGCGGTGATCAAAACTTTGATTTTAGAAAGTTCTGATGAACGCTGAGCTACTGCCACAGCAGATGCTTCTGCCATCGGAGCTGCTTTATGAAGATGAGCCAACGTGATTTTCAAAATCTCGTCGGGATCAAGAAGCTTGCCATAACCATCTTCCCCACAAGCCAAAATTCCAGATGCAGAATCCAAAATTTCAATGCCATAGGATTTTAAAGCCGAGATGGATTTTTGAGTCACGGGATGAAGATACATAGAAGTATTCATCGCAGGCGCCAACAAGAAAGGCTTTTTAAAATCGTGAGCCAAGAACAAAGTCGAAACCAGATCGTCGCCAATACCTTGCGCAGCTTTATTAATAAAGTTCGCAGTGGCAGGCGCCACCAGAATCAAATTCGCCCAACGCATCAGATGGATATGATCCATCACGTTGCCTTGAGTGTACATATCGCTGACAACAGGTTTGCCAGTGAGGCCTTCCAGAGTTGCATTGCCAACAAATTTTAAAGCCGCCGGAGTCATCACAACTTGAACTTCGCAACCCGCTTGCACCAGACGCGAAACCACATGACATGCTTTGTAGCATGCAATGGAGCCCGTCATCATGAAAAGGACTTTAGATTTGGACATTATCAATTAACCTTACAGCGCCCAAACGAGCCGCCACAAAACGGCGCCCGTGAACGTCTGTCACATAATCCACAGCAAATCCAGCCGCTGTCAGAGCTTTCGCTGCTTCTTCAGAAGTTTTCGCTGTGGTGATAGTTTTATAAATAATTGGAGCTTTCTGGCGATCTTCCGGAGTTAACAAAAGATT is a window of Bdellovibrio sp. SKB1291214 DNA encoding:
- the coaBC gene encoding bifunctional phosphopantothenoylcysteine decarboxylase/phosphopantothenate--cysteine ligase CoaBC, producing MSKSKVLFMMTGSIACYKACHVVSRLVQAGCEVQVVMTPAALKFVGNATLEGLTGKPVVSDMYTQGNVMDHIHLMRWANLILVAPATANFINKAAQGIGDDLVSTLFLAHDFKKPFLLAPAMNTSMYLHPVTQKSISALKSYGIEILDSASGILACGEDGYGKLLDPDEILKITLAHLHKAAPMAEASAVAVAQRSSELSKIKVLITAGGTQEPIDTVRTITNLSSGRTGISLAEYMSQMGFDVTLIQAHGTAKAEHVSHRDYFTSFASLDTQLKKYLSENEFTHVIHAAAVSDYSVDSIEVDGKKYRPLEVKKVSSDSESMNVHLKRNHKIVDRLKDYSKNKNVKVVAFKLTSHATDEQKKAAVEKLFKASHADFVVHNDLTDIDIVNRTHKFTLYNHQSFVSCESLDQLTSELIRVMLPKDSV